One stretch of Astatotilapia calliptera chromosome 3, fAstCal1.2, whole genome shotgun sequence DNA includes these proteins:
- the LOC113016195 gene encoding zinc finger BED domain-containing protein 1-like, producing the protein MIERVLEQQRAISDVISADKKSRHLIPTWQDLEVLESVNQALHPLQDFTDALSGESYVSVSYVKPVLHLMKMSVLAEKEEDSDLTKSIKKKILEYLITKYENPATQELMDMACFMDPRFKVSYTSTDRVSDIKTRVMSEMEAVAQKERSSAEPEAQTDDPPSRPLKKAKKSLGSFFKAAPIPTSSFMHLSQAVEAELNSYLLSTAIDSEEDPLAWWKLHKMTFPQLSKLARKYLCIPASSSPSERLFSTSGNIVTCQRTCLKPWRVNMLVFLNKNLP; encoded by the exons ATGATTGAGAGAGTCCTGGAGCAGCAGCGGGCCATTTCTGATGTCATCTCAGCAGACAAGAAATCAAGACACTTGATTCCTACTTGGCAGGATCTTGAGGTACTGGAGTCTGTCAACCAGGCATTACACCCCCTGCAAGACTTTACAGATGCCCTGTCTGGTGAGAGCTACGTTAGTGTTTCATATGTAAAACCAGTCCTTCATCTGATGAAGATGTCGGTGCTTGCAGAGAAGGAAGAAGACAGTGATTTGACAAAATCAATTAAGAAGAAAATCCTCGAGTACCTGATTACTAAATATGAAAATCCAGCTACCCAGGAACTTATGGACATGGCGTGCTTCATGGATCCCAGATTTAAAGTCAGCTACACCAGCACTGATCGAGTCTCAGACATCAAGACCAGAGTGATGTCAGAAATGGAAGCAGTGGCACAGAAG GAGAGAAGCTCCGCTGAACCAGAGGCCCAGACAGATGATCCACCCAGTCGTCCCCTGAAGAAGGCAAAAAAGTCCCTGGGCAGTTTCTTCAAGGCAGCTCCAATCCCTACCTCCTCTTTTATGCATCTCTCACAAGCTGTTGAAGCTGAGCTTAACAGCTACTTGCTATCCACGGCCATAGACAGTGAGGAAGACCCCTTGGCATGGTGGAAACTCCACAAAATGACATTCCCACAGCTAAGCAAGCTTGCAAGGAAGTATCTCTGCATACCTGCAAGTAGCTCACCTTCAGAGAGACTTTTTAGTACATCAGGAAACATAGTAACATGTCAGCGCACATGTTTAAAACCTTGGAGAGTAAACATGTTGGTTTTCCTTAACAAGAACTTGCCATAA